GGTGCCGCCGAGGATACCTGCCAAGGCGCCGCCGAGCGCGCCCGACCATGTCTTTTTCGGGCTGACGCTCGGCATCAGCTTCGGCCCACCCAATGCCCGCCCGGTGAAATAGGCGGCGATGTCGGTGAGCCAGACCACCGCGAAGGTCCAGATGATCAGCGCGAGCCCGATTCCCGGCGCATCGCGCAGCGCTGGGGTCACCAGCGCAAAGCAGAGCGCATAGGCGACGCCGCAAGCTTCGAGCAGGCGTTGGCTGGTTGCCCGCGTCGTCACGATCGCCCCGATCAGGCCGGCGAGCGCCGCGGCGCCGGCGAGCGCCGGGCCGCCCAGAGGCAGGAAGCCGAGCGCGAGCCCGGCGAGCCCAACGCCGATCCCGCCGGCGACCGCGTTCCTGCGGCTGACGATGGCGAGCCATTCATAGGCGACGACGCCGGCGACGACCGTCCAGATCAGGCGGAAGGGCCAGCCTCCGAGCAAGGTGACACCGAGGACGACCACGGCGAGCACCAGCGCTGAGACGACCCGCAGACGAAGCTCGGAGGCGCCAGTGCCGGCGCTCCCCTCATTCACGCGACCCCGACCTTCGCTTCGGCCGGCTGGACGCCGCCATAGCGGCGCTCGCGGCGGTGGAATTCGGCCAGTGCCTCTTCAAGCGCCTTGCGATCGAAATCCGGCCAGAGCACCGGCGTGAAGACGAACTCGGCATAAGCCGCCTGCCAGAGCAGGAAATTCGAGATGCGCGTTTCGCCGGAGGTACGGATCACCAGGTCAGGATCCGGCAGCTGAGCGGTATCGAGACGCGAAGACAGCATCTTCTCGTCGATCGCGTCTGGAAGGAGCCGCCCAGCGGCGACATCCCGCGCAAGACCACGCGCGACGCGGGCGATCTCGTCACGCGAACCGTAATTGAAAGCGACAACCAGGGTCAGCCCCGTATTGTCACGTGTCACCGTCTCGGCGCGTTCGACGAGCCCACGCAGGTCGGGCGCCAGATCCTCGCGGCTCCCGATGATGCGTACGCGCACGCCGGCCTCGTTCAGCTCCGCCAGATCGTTCTCGACGAAGCGGCGCAGCAGCCCGAGCAGGAAGGAGACCTCGGCCATCGGCCGGCTCCAGTTCTCGGTCGAGAACGAGTAGAGTGTCAGGACCTTGATACCGAGATCGCCGGCGTTGCGGACTGTCCGCCGCAAGGCTTCGAGGCCGCGCCGGTGTCCCTCTTGGCGCGGCAGGCCACGCATCTGCGCCCAGCGGCCATTGCCATCCATGATGATCGCGACATGGGCTGGTGCTGGATCAGGCGCTGCCGGGCGCGGGCCGTCTGACATCTAGAAGCCTCTTCAGGGCAACAGCCCATGCGTCGATGATACAGGACGGCGCCGCGCCACGCACTTTAGACGTGCAGGATTTCCTTTTCCTTGCTGGCGAGCGCCTGATCGATCTCGCCGATATGCTTGTCCGTCGCCTTCTGGACCAGGTCGGTCTGCTTGGTGACGTCGTCCTTGGGCATATGCCCGTCTTTTTCCAGCTTCTTGATCAGGTCCATGCCGTCGCGGCGAACATGCCGGACGGCGATCTTCGCCTCCTCGGCATATTTATGCGCGACCTTGACCATCTCCTTGCGGCGCTGCTCGTTGAGCTCCGGAATGCGGATGCGCAGCACCTGCCCCTCGGTCTGGGGGTTTAGGCCGAGATCGGATTCTCGGATCGCTTTCTCGACCGCCTGGACCATGCTGCGGTCCCAGACCTGAACCGAGAGCAGGCGCGGCTCGGGCACGCTGACCGTAGCGAGCTGGCTCAACGGCGTGCGTGCGCCATAGGCCTCGACCGTGATCGGATCGAGCACATTGGTCGAAGCGCGGCCAGTGCGAAGTGAGGCCAGGTCGCTCTTGAACGACTGCACACCGCCGTCCATGCGACGGTTGAGATCGGCGAGATCGAAAGTGGTTTGGGCCATCGTCTTCAAAACCTTGTCGAAACCGGCCGGATAGAGCCGGAAATGGCGCGACCATGGCGAGCACCCGCTCCAGGGTCAAGGATTTATGCGTCAACAGCATTTTCCCCAACAGGTCTGCAAGGGGAATCAGATCTCGACCGCTTGCGCATGGCCAATAGACCGGCTGCCGCGCTGGCTAAGACCAGGAGCAATGCCTAGGTCAATCTTGCGGCCATGCGAACGGCCGCCGTCTCGAGGAGATTCGCATGCCCCGGCTGAACCGCATCGTCGAAACCGCGCTTTATGTCGACGGTCTCGACCGCGCGGCGGAGTTCTACGAGGCGAAGCTCGGGCTCATGCCCATGCTCAAGACCAGGACGCTCATCGCCTATGATGTTGGCGGGCAGAACGTGCTGCTGCTCTTCCTGCGTGGCGCCTCCGCGGAGACGCAGGCTTCAGAGAACGGCAGCATTCCGCCGCATGACGGCGGGGGCCCGCTGCACATCGCCTTCGCCGTCGATGCAGCCGAGCTGCCAGCCTGGGAGGAGCGGTTGGCCCAGCATGGCATCGCGATCGAAGGGCGGATGAGCTGGAATCGCGGTGGGACAAGCCTTTATTTCCGCGATCCCGACGGGCATCTGCTCGAACTGGCGACGCCCGGCCTCTGGCCGAATTTCTGATGCGGCTGCCCCTAGCATCGGACCGAAAAGTGGAATGCACTTTTCGGAAAAATCCGATGCGATACCAATTAGATAGATCACCGTTATCACGTCCGACAGGACGCGCGGCGATCTATGGCGTGACGTAGGTCGCCCTGCCCTCACCGCGCAGCACGGCCGCAAGCGCACCCTTTTCCGCGATCGAGAAGACCACGATCGTCAGGCTCGCATCGCGCGCCAGTGCGAAAGCAGCAGTGTCCATCACCTTGAGGTCGCGCCTGATCGCATCCTCATGGGTCAATGTGTCGAAGCGGGTCGCGCTCGGATCCTTTTTTGGATCGGCCGAGTAGACGCCATCGACCTGCGTCGCCTTGAGCAGATGGCTGCAGTCGAGTTCGGCCGCGCGCAGCGCCGCGCCGGTATCGGTGGTGAAATAGGGATTGCCGGTGCCGCCGCCGAGGATGACGACCTTGCCGTGGCTGAGATGGTCGAGGGCCCGCTTGCGGGCATAGCTCTCGCAGAGCGAGGGCATCGGCACCGCCGACATGGCGCGCGCCGGGGCGCCGGCCGCCTCGATGGCATGTTCGAGGGCGAGCGCGTTCATCACGGTGCCGAGCATGCCGATCGAATCGGCGGTCGTCCGGTCGAGGCCTTTGTTGAGGCCCTGCACGCCGCGGAAGAAGTTGCCGCCGCCGACGACGATGCCGATCTCGACACCCTCGTGCGAGGCATGGGCAATGTCGGCGGCAAGCGCTGTCAGCGTGGCGCCGTCGAGGCCGTTTCCTGCAGTTCCTGCAAGGGCTTCGCCGGAGAGCTTCACGAGAACACGTTTAGGTCTCATCGGGGCTCTCCTTGGTTGCATCGCATCAGGCAGGCCGAATCGACCCCGCCCCTTGTTACAAAAAGGCCGCGCCAGGCGCGGCCTTTCTCATCTCTATCAACGAGCTTGTCAGCCCGTCGTGCCACCGGCGGCCGCGACCTCGGCAGCGAAGTCGGTCTCTTCCTTCTCGATGCCCTCGCCGAGCGCGAAACGGGCGAAGCCGGTGAGCTTGATCGGACCGCCGACCTTGCCTTCGGCCTCCTTCAGCACCTGGGCAACCGATTTCGAGCCGTCATGGATATAGCCTTGCTCGAGCAGGCAGTATTCCTTGGCATAGCTCTTCATGCCGCTCTCGACGATTTTGGCGAGCACGTGCTCGGGCTTGCCGGCGTTCTTCTCGGCCAGGATCGCCTTCTCGCGCTCCAGCACAGCCGGATCGACCGAAGCAAGGTCGAGCGCCACCGGATTGGTGGCGGCGATGTGCATGGCGAGCTGGCGGCCGAGCGAGCCGAGCTCGTCGCCCTTGCCGGCGGTTTCCAGGCCGACGATGACGCCGATCTTGCCGAGCCCGTCGGCGACCGCGCCGTGGACATAGGAACCGATCACGCCGGCCGAAACCGAGACCGAACCGACGCGGCGCAGCGTCATGTTCTCGCCGATGGTGGCGATGGCGTTGGCAATCGCGTCGGCGACGGAGCCGCCGCCCGGATAGTGGTGGGCGGCCAGCGCCTCGACATCGCCGCCACGCTCGAGCGCGACATCGGCGATGGTGCGAGCCAGCGCCTGGAACTCGAGATTGCGGGCGACGAAGTCGGTCTCGGAGTTGACCTCGACCACGACGCCGCTATGGCCGCGCACGACAACCGCGACGAGGCCCTCGGCGGCGACACGGCCGGCCTTCTTGGCGGCCTTGGACAGACCCTTGGCGCGCAGCCAGTCGATCGCCGCCTCCATGTTGCCGTCGACGGCGGAAAGCGCGGTCTTGCAATCCATCATGCCCGCGCCGGTCTTGTCGCGGAGTTCCTTCACCATGCTGGCGGTGATCGCAGCCATTTGCGTCGTCCTTGCTGTCTCGCGGCCTTCGCCCGGTGGCGTACCGCACTGTCGAAAAGCGGAAGCCTGGATTGGCAAACGCCGACGCTCCGTTTCCGGTCGTCGGCGCTGCTTCGGCTCTAGAGCCGGATGCCTTCAGATGGAATCGCGAAGCGCTTCCATCTGAAGGCTGAATCCGTCTCTCATCAAAGAGTTAGAGCAGGATCAATGCGAAAAACCGGTTCCCACTTTTTCGCATCCTGCTCTAGTCAGGTATCGAAGTGCGACGCGCCGATGACGCGTCGCAATCCGGGAGATCAGGCGTCGGCGAGATCGCGCGCCTGGGCAACCCAGCCGTCGCGCTCGATGCGGCCGGCGAGCTTCAGGTCATGATCGACCTTGGTGACTTCTGCCGGCGTCATGGCAGCGAGCTGCCAGAAGTGGAAGATGCCGCCATCATTGAGCTTCTGCACGATCTCCGGACCCATGCCCGAGAGCTTCATGAAGTCGTCCGGCGCGCCGCGCGGCCCGGTCAGCAGCTCGAAAGCCTGAGCCTGCCCCTCGACTGCAACCGGCTCGGCAATCACCGGCTCGACGATCGGGGCCTCGGCAGCGCCGAGGTCGACGCCGTGGTCGCCCGAAGCGCGCGAGATGCCGTCGATGGCAGAGCGCGCGACGAGATCGCAATAGAGCGCGATGGCGCGGCCGGCGTCGTCATTGGCCGGAACCGGGAAGGTGATGCCATCCGGATCGCTGTTGGAGTCGATGATGGCCGCGACCGGGATGCCGAGGCGCTGGGCCTCCTTGATCGCGAGCGCTTCCTTGTTGGTGTCGATCACGAAGATCATGTCGGGCGTGCCGCCCATGTCCTTGATGCCGCCGAGCGCCTTCTCGAGCTTGTCGCGCTCGCGCGCCAGCATCAGGCGCTCCTTCTTGGTCAGGCCGGTGCTGGCGCCGCTCAGCAGCTCGTCGACCTTGCGCAGGCGCTGGATCGAAGCCGAGATGGTCTTCCAGTTGGTCAGCATGCCGCCGAGCCAGCGGGAGTTGACATAGTACTGGGCCGAGCGCTTGGCCGCGTCGGCGATGGCGTCCTGCGCCTGGCGCTTGGTGCCGACGAAGAGGACGCGGCCGCCGCGGGCGACGGTGTCGCTGACCGCCTGCAGGGCGCGCGACAGCATCGGCACCGACTGCGACAGGTCGAGAATGTGGATGTTGTTGCGCGTCCCGTAGATGAACGGCGACATCTTCGGGTTCCAGCGATGCGACTGGTGGCCGAAATGGGCGCCGGCCTCGAGCAGCTGACGCATGGAGAAATCTGGCAGAGCCATGGTATTCTTGTCCTTCCGGTTGAGCCTCTGGGGAGCGAATGAGCCGGCCATAAGCTGACCAGTCACCGGAACGCCTCGGTGTCGAGGTGATGCTCCCCATGTGGGATAGGGCGCGCCTTACACGCCGTGGCGCCGGAATGCAAGACCTGGAGGCTTGTCGTCAGAGCGAGCCAACCTCGTAAGCGACCCGATAGCCCCCTGGCACGGCGCCTTCGAGCAAGGGGCTAATACGCGCCATATGGCTGGTGAAGCGCTCGTCGCGAGCAAAGCGTAGCGCCGCCTCCTCGGATTCGAACATCGTCACCAGCACCACGTCGCGGTCCTGCCGCGAGCGGAACAGCCTGCCGCCGATCAGCCCGTCGACCTTGCCGCGCAAGCTGCGGTGCTGGGCGAGCTGCAGTTCCATGAACTCGGCGAAGCATTCCGGCTTCGGAGTGATGATGCTGATGTTGACGATCGGCTTGTCTGACATGCCCGGCTCCTTCGGCACAGAAGATAGGAGCCGGGTCGATACGGCCTCAACCTTGGTTGAGGTCAAGCCACACCCTGCCAGCCCCTGGCAGGAGCGGGCGTTGCAGAGCTCACTTGGGCAGCGATGCCGCCGCCTTCTGCACGACGTCGCCGATCTGCTTGCAGTAGGCCGCGGCGGTGCCGCCCTGCGCCTTGGCAATCGTCTCGAGATCCTGGGTCACGCCCATCATCGCGATCGTGCCCTTCTTGCCGGCGGCTTCTGCGGTATCGCCGGCGCTCTTGTCGGCCGGCGGCGGAATCAGCGCCAGTACCTTGGCCTGGATCGCGACGACATCGGCGCTGACATGGCCTTTCTCGGCGCAATAGCTCAGGATTCCGAGCTGGTTGCGGCCGGCCTGATAGGCCATCGCGAGCTGATCGGCCTGGCTCTGGGCAAAAGCCTGGCCGCTGGACAGAGCCGCAAAAGCGGCGAGCGCGCTGAAACGCTTGAAGGAAAGCAGCATATCAATCTCTCTCAAGTTGAACGCATCCGAAAGATGCAAGCCCCGCTTCCCCAGCGCCAGAATAGCTTCCCTGCCGGGTGCGACAAGGGCGCGACAAGAGGCTTCGGGCGTGCTGCGAAAGCGAGCCGCTCCTTGTGAAGGCCTGATACCGTTTCGCCGAAAGCGCCACCTCCCCGCCGCACAGACGACCGAAGCGGAATGCCATCTGTATTTCGCCCGGCTTTCGCTATTCCGCTACTGCAGGAACCTCCTCCAGCCATAACACTCCCTCGCCAGACAACGTTCAGCCCAACGACGGCGAGGAGGATACCATGCAGCTGATCGCCCATAACCCGAGCCACGGCGTCTACCCGGCGACCTCGGACTATGCCCATGCGATGGAGGTGGTGGCGCCACAGCGCCTGCTCTTCGTCAGCGGCACCATGGGGCTGGACGAAGCCGGCAAGCCCGGCGCCACCCTCGACGAGCAGCTTGCGCTGATCTGGAACAACCTGCGCACAATCCTCGCCTCGGCGAGCATGGGCGTCGACAACATCGTGCGCCTGACCAGCTATCTGCGCGATGCCAGCTTCGTCGAGGCCAACCAGAACGCTCGTCTCGCCGCTCTCGGCGGCCGCGCGATCCCGACCACCGCGATCGTGGCGCAGACCCTGCGCGAGGACTGGCTCGTCGAGATCGAGATCATCGCGGCGGCTTGAGGCGGGCCGGCCAGCCGCATCGTCACTTTGCCTGGCCGGCAGCGTAGTCGGATTTGCCGCCCTGCCAGCGATAGACGACGAAGCCAGGCTGCTGGTTGTCGCCCTTCGCGTCGAAACGGACCTCGCCGACCGCAGTCGTGAAGCGCGCACCGGCAACAGCCTGCGCAACCGCACGCGGCTCGGTGGAGTTCGCCTGCGCGATCGCCTCGGCGAAGATCTGGACGGTGGCATAGGAGTAGAGCGCCCAGCCTTCCGGCTCGAGATTGCGCGCGCGCATTGCCTGCACCGCCTCGTTCGAAGCCGGGTTCTTGCGCGGATCCGGCGCGAAGGTGAAATGAACCCCGTTGGCCGCGTCTCCGGCCACCGCAGCAAATTCGCTCGAAGCGAGCGGATCGCCGCCGACCATGTCGAGCTTCAGCCCCTGATCGGCCGCCTGGCGCATGATCAATCCAGCTTCGGTATGATAGCCGCCGAAGAAGAGGACTTCGGCGCGGGCTGCCTTGAGCCGCGAGATCAGGGCGCTGTGATCCTTCTCGCCGGCATTGATGCCGGTATCGAACGCAATCCGTTGCCCCGCGGCAGCGAGCCGGTTGCGGACCTCGCCCGCCAGGCCTGCTCCGAACGAGCTCTTGTCATGCACGATCGCGATGCGACGGCCGGCGAAACTCTTGACGATGAACTCGGCCGCGGTTGGACCCTGCTGATCGTCGCGCCCGCCGATGCGGAACAGCGCTTTCATGCCGCGCTCGGTGATCTTGGGATTGGTCGAGACGGTGATGACGACGGCGCCCGCCTCCGCATAGACCTCGCTCGCCGGCAGGGTCGAGCCGGAGCAGAAATGACCTGCGATGAAGCGCACGCCGTCACCTGTCAGCTTGTTGGCGACCGAGACCGCCTGACGCGGATCGCAGGCATCGTCGGCGACGACGAGTTCAAGCTTTTCGCCACGCACGCCGCCCTTGGCGTTGATCTGCGCGACCGCTGCTTCGGCTCCCGCCCGCAGCTGATCGCCGAAGCTCGCATTCGCACCGGTCATCGGCCCCGCCAGGGCGATCCGCACCTGCGCGAAGGCCGGCACGGACACGACCGCCGAAAGCCATGAAAGCATGAGCGGACCTATGATCCTGTGCATGGGATATCTCCGTTGCTGCCGACCGGGCCGGCTGGGTGGCAGGCGCGAGCGCGGGCGGCGCCGGAGGGCAGCGCGCCTGGCCGGGCCCGATGGGCTCTCGCGATCAGAGCGTGATGTGCTGGGCGTTTCCTTCGGCGAGCGCGCGCCGATAGACGATGTCGGCTGCGACCATGTCCTCCATGGCGATGCCCATCGCTTTGTAGAGCGTGATCTGCTCGGCGCCCGCCCTGCCTGGCCTGGCGCCGCAGAACAGGTCGCCGAGCGTAGTCGCGCTGGCCGGATCGCGTCCGGAAAGCTCGGCGCAGCCGACCGGCGGTGGCCTGAACGCCTCGTCGCTTTCGACAAAGAGCTGCGCCCTGCTGAGAAGCTCGACCGGCAGCTCGCCCCGCGGCGGAGCGTAACCGACCGAGGACACATGCGTGCCAGGCCGGACCCACTCGCTCGCGATAACCGGCTCATAGGCATGGCTCGCCAGGCAGACGACGTCCGAGCCGCGCACCGCCGCCTCGACATCACGCACGGGCCGCGCCCGTGGACAGCTGGCGGCGAGCTTCTCGGCATCCTCGTAATGCAGCGAAGCGACACGGATCTCATCGAATTCGCGCACCAGCGGCAGGAGCCGCAGATGTTCGCGCCCCTGTACTCCAGCACCGATCAGGGTCGCGATCCGGGCGTCCGGCCGTGCGAGGGCCCGGACCGAGAGGACGGCCGACGCTGCGGTGCGGATCGCGGTGATGTGGGTGCCGTCCATGATGCAGACGGGCGCGCCGGTCTGCGGATCGAACAGCATGATCACGGCAAGATGGTTTGGCAGGTCGATATCGAGATTGGCCTCGAAGACGTTGACGATCTTCACCGTGAGATTCATCCCCGCCGTCCAGGCTGGCATCGCGAGCGAGAAGCCCTTGCCGGGAACCGTGATCTCGGGCCGATCCGGCGCCTGGACCTCGCCGCGCGCCATCGCCCTGAACCCGTCGGCGAGCCCGTCGAGCAGCTGTGCCGGATCGAGCAGGCGCACGACATCGGCCTCGCTCAGATGCAGCACCGGCAAGGCGCCTTTCCCGATCTCGGCAGGGCTGCGCCTCGGCGCGATTGTGGCGGCGAAAGTCATCGATATCCTCGCGTTCGAAACTGCGCCGGCCTGACCTCTCAAGGGCGGCCCGCGGATCACTCGGGTTATGTTTGACGCAGCGCGGATTTGAGGAAAAATGAGTTTTTGAAGAACCCTATAACTTGAGATTATGCCGATGCGCCGCAAACGGATGACCTCCCTGACCGCGATGCGGGCCTTCGAGGCCGTGGCGCGGACCTTGAGCTTCACCCGGGCGGCGGACGAACTGGGAGTGACGCAGGCGGCGGTCAGCCGGCAGATCAGGCTGCTGGAGGAGAGTTTGTCGGTGCGCCTGCTCCACCGCGAGCCGGCCGGCAACCGGCTGACGGATGCGGGCGAAATCCTGTTCGCCGGGGTCTATGCCGCCTTCGAAACGATCGAGCAGGCCGTCGAGCAGGTTACCGGCAGCGGCGCCCGGGAGATCCTCAATGTCAGCGTCGCGCCCTACTTCTCGGCCGCCTGGCTCACGCCGCGCCTGATGTCTTTCGTCAGGCGCCACCCCGAAATCGACCTGCGGCTGCATCATTCCTACCACCCGGCCGACCATCGCCGCGAAGGTATCGACCTCGGCATCAACTGGGGC
This sequence is a window from Bosea vestrisii. Protein-coding genes within it:
- a CDS encoding phosphatidate cytidylyltransferase, which produces MNEGSAGTGASELRLRVVSALVLAVVVLGVTLLGGWPFRLIWTVVAGVVAYEWLAIVSRRNAVAGGIGVGLAGLALGFLPLGGPALAGAAALAGLIGAIVTTRATSQRLLEACGVAYALCFALVTPALRDAPGIGLALIIWTFAVVWLTDIAAYFTGRALGGPKLMPSVSPKKTWSGALGGALAGILGGTAVWAFFFPGLPSGVWPVLAVSLAASAASQAGDLFESAIKRRYGTKDSSHLIPGHGGFLDRLDGYWAVLVFAGLLLYLARLGH
- a CDS encoding isoprenyl transferase, which gives rise to MSDGPRPAAPDPAPAHVAIIMDGNGRWAQMRGLPRQEGHRRGLEALRRTVRNAGDLGIKVLTLYSFSTENWSRPMAEVSFLLGLLRRFVENDLAELNEAGVRVRIIGSREDLAPDLRGLVERAETVTRDNTGLTLVVAFNYGSRDEIARVARGLARDVAAGRLLPDAIDEKMLSSRLDTAQLPDPDLVIRTSGETRISNFLLWQAAYAEFVFTPVLWPDFDRKALEEALAEFHRRERRYGGVQPAEAKVGVA
- the frr gene encoding ribosome recycling factor; the encoded protein is MAQTTFDLADLNRRMDGGVQSFKSDLASLRTGRASTNVLDPITVEAYGARTPLSQLATVSVPEPRLLSVQVWDRSMVQAVEKAIRESDLGLNPQTEGQVLRIRIPELNEQRRKEMVKVAHKYAEEAKIAVRHVRRDGMDLIKKLEKDGHMPKDDVTKQTDLVQKATDKHIGEIDQALASKEKEILHV
- a CDS encoding VOC family protein, producing MPRLNRIVETALYVDGLDRAAEFYEAKLGLMPMLKTRTLIAYDVGGQNVLLLFLRGASAETQASENGSIPPHDGGGPLHIAFAVDAAELPAWEERLAQHGIAIEGRMSWNRGGTSLYFRDPDGHLLELATPGLWPNF
- the pyrH gene encoding UMP kinase, whose product is MRPKRVLVKLSGEALAGTAGNGLDGATLTALAADIAHASHEGVEIGIVVGGGNFFRGVQGLNKGLDRTTADSIGMLGTVMNALALEHAIEAAGAPARAMSAVPMPSLCESYARKRALDHLSHGKVVILGGGTGNPYFTTDTGAALRAAELDCSHLLKATQVDGVYSADPKKDPSATRFDTLTHEDAIRRDLKVMDTAAFALARDASLTIVVFSIAEKGALAAVLRGEGRATYVTP
- the tsf gene encoding translation elongation factor Ts — its product is MAAITASMVKELRDKTGAGMMDCKTALSAVDGNMEAAIDWLRAKGLSKAAKKAGRVAAEGLVAVVVRGHSGVVVEVNSETDFVARNLEFQALARTIADVALERGGDVEALAAHHYPGGGSVADAIANAIATIGENMTLRRVGSVSVSAGVIGSYVHGAVADGLGKIGVIVGLETAGKGDELGSLGRQLAMHIAATNPVALDLASVDPAVLEREKAILAEKNAGKPEHVLAKIVESGMKSYAKEYCLLEQGYIHDGSKSVAQVLKEAEGKVGGPIKLTGFARFALGEGIEKEETDFAAEVAAAGGTTG
- a CDS encoding 30S ribosomal protein S2; amino-acid sequence: MALPDFSMRQLLEAGAHFGHQSHRWNPKMSPFIYGTRNNIHILDLSQSVPMLSRALQAVSDTVARGGRVLFVGTKRQAQDAIADAAKRSAQYYVNSRWLGGMLTNWKTISASIQRLRKVDELLSGASTGLTKKERLMLARERDKLEKALGGIKDMGGTPDMIFVIDTNKEALAIKEAQRLGIPVAAIIDSNSDPDGITFPVPANDDAGRAIALYCDLVARSAIDGISRASGDHGVDLGAAEAPIVEPVIAEPVAVEGQAQAFELLTGPRGAPDDFMKLSGMGPEIVQKLNDGGIFHFWQLAAMTPAEVTKVDHDLKLAGRIERDGWVAQARDLADA
- a CDS encoding antibiotic biosynthesis monooxygenase family protein — translated: MSDKPIVNISIITPKPECFAEFMELQLAQHRSLRGKVDGLIGGRLFRSRQDRDVVLVTMFESEEAALRFARDERFTSHMARISPLLEGAVPGGYRVAYEVGSL
- a CDS encoding pore-forming ESAT-6 family protein, whose product is MLLSFKRFSALAAFAALSSGQAFAQSQADQLAMAYQAGRNQLGILSYCAEKGHVSADVVAIQAKVLALIPPPADKSAGDTAEAAGKKGTIAMMGVTQDLETIAKAQGGTAAAYCKQIGDVVQKAAASLPK
- a CDS encoding RidA family protein encodes the protein MQLIAHNPSHGVYPATSDYAHAMEVVAPQRLLFVSGTMGLDEAGKPGATLDEQLALIWNNLRTILASASMGVDNIVRLTSYLRDASFVEANQNARLAALGGRAIPTTAIVAQTLREDWLVEIEIIAAA
- a CDS encoding branched-chain amino acid ABC transporter substrate-binding protein; amino-acid sequence: MLSWLSAVVSVPAFAQVRIALAGPMTGANASFGDQLRAGAEAAVAQINAKGGVRGEKLELVVADDACDPRQAVSVANKLTGDGVRFIAGHFCSGSTLPASEVYAEAGAVVITVSTNPKITERGMKALFRIGGRDDQQGPTAAEFIVKSFAGRRIAIVHDKSSFGAGLAGEVRNRLAAAGQRIAFDTGINAGEKDHSALISRLKAARAEVLFFGGYHTEAGLIMRQAADQGLKLDMVGGDPLASSEFAAVAGDAANGVHFTFAPDPRKNPASNEAVQAMRARNLEPEGWALYSYATVQIFAEAIAQANSTEPRAVAQAVAGARFTTAVGEVRFDAKGDNQQPGFVVYRWQGGKSDYAAGQAK
- a CDS encoding ornithine cyclodeaminase family protein codes for the protein MTFAATIAPRRSPAEIGKGALPVLHLSEADVVRLLDPAQLLDGLADGFRAMARGEVQAPDRPEITVPGKGFSLAMPAWTAGMNLTVKIVNVFEANLDIDLPNHLAVIMLFDPQTGAPVCIMDGTHITAIRTAASAVLSVRALARPDARIATLIGAGVQGREHLRLLPLVREFDEIRVASLHYEDAEKLAASCPRARPVRDVEAAVRGSDVVCLASHAYEPVIASEWVRPGTHVSSVGYAPPRGELPVELLSRAQLFVESDEAFRPPPVGCAELSGRDPASATTLGDLFCGARPGRAGAEQITLYKAMGIAMEDMVAADIVYRRALAEGNAQHITL